The following are from one region of the Anomaloglossus baeobatrachus isolate aAnoBae1 chromosome 1, aAnoBae1.hap1, whole genome shotgun sequence genome:
- the POU4F2 gene encoding POU domain, class 4, transcription factor 2, producing MMMMSLNSKQPFSMAHSSSSLQDEAKYSALHSSSPHSSSSATSSPSISSVRTGGGGSEAMRRACLPTPPSNIFGGLDESLLARAEALAAVDIASQCKSQHHHHHPPHHSPFKPDATYHTMNTIPCTSASSSSSVPISHPSGGAGSHHHHHHHHHHHHQPLEGELLDHITPGLTLGAMTGPDGSVVSTPAHPHMSSMNPMHQAALSMAHAHGLASHMGCMSDVDADPRDLEAFAERFKQRRIKLGVTQADVGAALANLKIPGVGSLSQSTICRFESLTLSHNNMIALKPILQAWLEEAEKSHREKLTKPELFNGAEKKRKRTSIAAPEKRSLEAYFAIQPRPSSEKIAAIAEKLDLKKNVVRVWFCNQRQKQKRMKYSAGI from the exons ATGATGATGATGTCTCTGAACAGCAAGCAGCCCTTCAGCatggcccacagcagcagcagcctcCAGGATGAGGCCAAGTACTCTGCCCTGCactcctcctccccacactcttCGTCGTCGGCCACCAGCTCCCCCAGTATCAGCAGTGTGCGGACCGGGGGCGGCGGCTCGGAGGCGATGAGGAGAGCCTGTCTCCCAACCCCACCG AGCAATATATTCGGAGGTCTGGATGAGAGTTTGCTGGCCCGTGCTGAAGCTCTGGCTGCTGTGGATATAGCGTCTCAGTGCAAGAGCCAACACCACCACCATCACCCTCCCCACCACAGCCCCTTCAAGCCGGACGCCACCTACCACACTATGAACACTATCCCATGCACCTCTGCCTCCTCGTCCTCCTCAGTGCCCATCTCCCATCCTTCTGGAGGGGCTGGctcccaccatcaccaccaccaccaccaccatcaccaccaccagccCCTGGAAGGAGAACTTCTGGACCACATTACTCCAGGGCTAACATTGGGGGCCATGACAGGACCAGATGGCTCCGTGGTGTCCACTCCAGCTCACCCTCACATGTCAAGCATGAATCCCATGCACCAGGCTGCACTTAGCATGGCACATGCCCACGGGCTAGCATCCCACATGGGATGCATGAGCGATGTCGACGCCGATCCAAGGGACTTGGAAGCCTTTGCTGAGAGATTCAAGCAGAGGAGGATCAAACTCGGGGTGACTCAGGCAGATGTGGGGGCTGCCCTTGCCAACCTGAAGATCCCCGGGGTGGGCTCCCTCAGCCAGAGCACCATCTGTAGGTTTGAGTCCCTGACTCTGTCCCACAACAACATGATCGCCCTGAAGCCCATCCTGCAAGCCTGGCTGGAGGAGGCCGAGAAGTCTCACCGGGAGAAGCTCACCAAACCTGAACTCTTCAACGGGGCCGAAAAGAAGAGAAAACGCACGTCTATTGCGGCCCCCGAGAAAAGGTCTCTGGAAGCCTACTTCGCCATCCAGCCCAGACCGTCATCGGAGAAGATCGCAGCGATCGCCGAAAAACTGGACCTGAAAAAGAACGTGGTCCGGGTCTGGTTCTGTAACCAGAGGCAGAAACAGAAAAGGATGAAATACTCTGCCGGGATATAG